The window GGCTCGGCATTGATTGGCACCTGTCATTCAGAAGGCGTAGCCGCCATATAATTATAGTCTTAGGATGCGCGCTAAGTCACTCGCGGTCGGGGCTGGACTCGATGAATAGCTCCTTCACGGATTCCAGCGGGAGGTCCGTCTTGAAGGATGTGGGGGACATATGGGTCATGGATGCCTTCCCGTGGGAGTTGAGGGCCTCGAGGAGATCGGCCATCCTCGGCGGGGACATCTTCAGATGCGATGAGAGCTCGCTCACATCATACACGAAGACCTCTGAATCGAGTTCGTTGGTCCACAGGTCCAGATACTTCCTGCACCTCTTCTCCATGGCCATCCCGGTGGGGTCGACGTTCCTCAGGAACTCCTGGTCGTGCAGCGGTCCGAGCCAGAACGGACCGTATTTGTGGACTTCATCGTACTTGTAGGAAACGGAACGCTCCATAGAGTCCATGTCGTACTGCATGTAACCGAGCTGGGAGAGCATCCTGTCGGCCTTCTCCGCGCCCTCCTCGATCTGAACGTACGTGCGGAGGTAGTGGTCCGCGTAGAATGACAGCAGGGGCTTCATACCCCTGTCGAACTTGGCCAGTTCCCTGGCCAGGGTGCACATGAGGATCCTCAGTCCGCCCTCGTGGCACATGTATCCTCTCACGGGCTCCGACTGGTATCTGCGCCTGCATTTGGGCGCATGCGCTCCGGCAAGGGGAGCGGTATCCGTGGCGGTGATCGCAAGGATCCCCTTCTTCCTGCAGCCCCTGATGGCCGACTGGATGTAAGGGACCGGGGATCCGAAGGGGTCCAGGTCCACATAGTCGAAGGCCTGGTCCGTGAACAGGTTGTGCAGGTTCATGTTAGATGCCCTGCAGTTCTCCAGATGATTCATCTCGATGTTCGCTTCGATATAAGGGATCGCATTCGCGCTGTAGTCGTTGGCGACGACCTCAGTGCCCTTGACCTCGTTGGCTATCCTTACGGCCCTGGAACCGGTCGCGGTCATGGCATCGGCGACGGTGAGGTCCCTGCCAACTGAACGCAATAACATGACGCTGATGTCGCGGTTGAACGCCATCTGCTCGTTAAAGAAAACTCCGCCCTGGATCTTTCCGGGGCCGCCGGAGGAATGTTCCTTCGGCACTAGGATATCTGTGGACCCCTCGTGGATCACGACGCCGTCAGGCATCAAACATTCTCCCCATGCATCAGACGTACGATCTTGTATGGGAGTATGTTCCTGTTCGTCGGTGTGACCTCCAGGATCCTCACGTCGTCCCTCCTCCTGATATCCTGCAGGAGGGGGTTCCTGGATTTCTTGTGGAGCGTGATGATCATGGGTTTGTCCGCCTCAAGGGATTCCTTGACGGCCTCCACGAACGCCTCGCTCTCCACCTCCATCTTACCGACCTCGTCAATGACGATGATGTCGCATTTTTCCACAGCATCTTTGATCGCTTTGACTCCGACCTCTTCGAGTTTATTGAGGTCGACTCCGATCTTACCCACGACGACCTTGCTCTCTATGTCCACGCTGGCGAATGTCTGTTGCTCGCCTGTCAGGACGTTCCTTACCGTGAAGCCCGTCTTCTTCCTGCCATCCTCTATAGGTTCGTCTATCATCCCTCCGATCGAGAGCTCTTCTTCGTTGAGCATCTCGATCACGCGGAGGAGTGCTGAGGTCTTTCCCGATCCAGGAAGACCCGTTATGCCTATCTTAATGTCAGTGATCATGGGGGGCTCCGTCGTCGACAATCTGGGTAATAATAATATCGCGTACGAACTATTTAACGATGATTTCGGAAATCCCGTTTTCTAACGTGGTTAATGGTAGGCTGGATTGGTCCTGTCATTTCACCCCATCCTGATCATCTGGCACAGTGATCTCCTGCGACCATGGAAAACGCGTAAGGAGTGTCCTTTGACGCATCCAACCTGGATAGGTAATAAACGGAGGTTTTGCGATTCCAGAATCGTGCAGTATTCGGACTTCGCGAAGGCCCTCCTGAACCACCCGGGCATCATACGCATCGAGCTCATAACCGGTGACGTCCGGAAGGAGATCGAGGACATTGAATACTCGCCGATGAACGTAGGTTTCGCCCCGAACGACCCAATGGGCCTCCAGGACATCTTAGGCAAGGACCTGAGGCTCATACTGTTCTGCAGCCACGAGTTCAGGATGTTCACGGAACCGTTCATCGACATTGTCGACAGCAGGGGGAGCCTGATAGGGCACGACGTGATGGATTGTGAGAAGGACAAGTACGACGACCCCGATCTGGTATGGCTCACCAGCAACATATTCATGAATCCGAATCTGGTGACGGAGCATCACATCAAGAGCGTCATCCGCTCCCTGGCTCTGGATGTGGAGGGTCTGCCGGAGGACATCCTCCCGAGGGTGTACTATCCCTGCACCGCGACCGCGGAGCATCTCAACGACAGATACGGTGTGGCAGGGAAGATATCGGCGACGGTGTTGGTCGGGGTCGAC of the methanogenic archaeon mixed culture ISO4-G1 genome contains:
- a CDS encoding N2,N2-dimethylguanosine tRNA methyltransferase, translating into MPDGVVIHEGSTDILVPKEHSSGGPGKIQGGVFFNEQMAFNRDISVMLLRSVGRDLTVADAMTATGSRAVRIANEVKGTEVVANDYSANAIPYIEANIEMNHLENCRASNMNLHNLFTDQAFDYVDLDPFGSPVPYIQSAIRGCRKKGILAITATDTAPLAGAHAPKCRRRYQSEPVRGYMCHEGGLRILMCTLARELAKFDRGMKPLLSFYADHYLRTYVQIEEGAEKADRMLSQLGYMQYDMDSMERSVSYKYDEVHKYGPFWLGPLHDQEFLRNVDPTGMAMEKRCRKYLDLWTNELDSEVFVYDVSELSSHLKMSPPRMADLLEALNSHGKASMTHMSPTSFKTDLPLESVKELFIESSPDRE
- a CDS encoding NTPase family protein; translated protein: MITDIKIGITGLPGSGKTSALLRVIEMLNEEELSIGGMIDEPIEDGRKKTGFTVRNVLTGEQQTFASVDIESKVVVGKIGVDLNKLEEVGVKAIKDAVEKCDIIVIDEVGKMEVESEAFVEAVKESLEADKPMIITLHKKSRNPLLQDIRRRDDVRILEVTPTNRNILPYKIVRLMHGENV